The following coding sequences are from one Ignavibacteriota bacterium window:
- a CDS encoding glycosyl hydrolase: MKYDTLLYNKMKWREIGPFRGGRSVAVAGHKDQLNTFYFGATGGGIWKTEDGGESWLNISDGFLKVGIIGALAVAESDPNVIYAGTGEACIRGNSMPGEGVYKSDDAGKTWKFIGLKEAQTISKIRVHPKDENLVYVAAFGHEFGSNPERGIYRSKDGGKNWEKILYKNDSTGAVDLMLDPNNSRVLYAALWQANRNPWSMTSGGKGSGLWKSTDGGDTWKEITRSEGLPKGMVGKIGIAVSPAKRERLWASVEADDGGLFRSDDGGTTWSKMTDDRRIRQRAWYYSHIYADPEEPNCVYILNVQMFKSIDGGKTLQGMGVPHGDNHDLWLNPDNPKIMIQGNDGGANVTFNGGQTWSEQDIATAQFYHVVLDNQFPYNIYGAQQDNSTVKVPSRTLGYGIDETDWHPVAGGESGYIAPHPTDPDVTYGGSYGGYLTKYNHRTKQEQNISPWPDNPMGGGAVATKYRFQWTYPIVASRHDQNTLYVTANVVFKSTNEGDSWTVVSPDLTRNDSSKLGSSGGPITKDNTSVEYYCTIFTFAESPVNKKVLWAGSDDGLIHVSQDGGTIWQNVTPKELPEWSMVSIIDASPFDEGTAYAACNRYKLDDFKPYIFKTTDFGKSWKIVVKGIPEVEFTHVVREDPNRKGLLYAGTERGMYVSFNDGENWQTLQLNLPVVPVHDLMIQGRDKDLVVATHGRSFWVLDDLTPLYQINDEVANANAYLFRPRETYRIGGWTFDRPGLALGKNPPGGVVINYYLKDTLHPKDTLLLEFYDEQAKLIKSFSTKPEQKEGEEQPKVSSDTGMNRFIWDMRYPDASKVPGAIFWGGTTEGPQAVPGTYSIRMSINGDSAHGKRSWVQSFEIRKDPRILTTQGQFKEQFDFLIRIRDKVTEAHDAVNAIRDIRNQTNDLVKRLEKHAKKDTISSLAKKLNDSLKSVEEEIIQTKIKAGQDALNYPIKLNNKIAALVDVVASADTKPTQQSYDVFNELSGRLDGFILRYKKIVDKDLAEFNKTVRELDVPAVIIKQKEK; encoded by the coding sequence ATGAAGTATGATACGCTTCTCTACAATAAAATGAAATGGCGGGAGATTGGTCCGTTCCGCGGTGGTCGCTCGGTTGCAGTCGCCGGACATAAAGACCAACTGAATACATTTTACTTCGGTGCGACCGGCGGAGGCATCTGGAAAACTGAAGACGGCGGTGAATCGTGGCTTAATATTTCCGATGGATTTTTGAAAGTCGGAATAATCGGCGCGCTTGCAGTTGCCGAGTCTGACCCGAATGTTATTTATGCAGGAACCGGTGAAGCATGTATCCGCGGCAACTCGATGCCGGGAGAAGGCGTGTACAAATCTGACGACGCGGGAAAAACATGGAAGTTTATCGGTTTAAAAGAAGCGCAAACCATCAGCAAAATTCGCGTTCATCCGAAAGATGAAAATCTCGTGTATGTTGCTGCGTTTGGCCACGAGTTCGGTTCGAATCCTGAACGCGGTATCTATCGTTCGAAAGATGGTGGAAAAAATTGGGAGAAAATTTTATACAAAAATGACAGCACCGGCGCAGTTGATTTGATGCTCGACCCGAATAATTCAAGAGTTCTGTACGCGGCATTGTGGCAGGCGAACAGAAATCCGTGGAGTATGACAAGCGGTGGCAAAGGAAGCGGCTTGTGGAAATCAACCGATGGCGGTGATACATGGAAAGAGATAACGCGAAGTGAAGGCCTGCCGAAAGGAATGGTCGGGAAAATCGGTATTGCTGTTTCTCCGGCGAAGCGCGAACGATTGTGGGCAAGTGTAGAAGCAGATGATGGCGGTTTGTTCCGTTCGGATGATGGAGGAACAACATGGTCGAAGATGACCGATGACCGACGCATCAGGCAACGTGCGTGGTATTACTCGCATATCTACGCCGACCCGGAAGAGCCTAATTGTGTGTACATTCTTAATGTTCAAATGTTCAAATCAATTGATGGAGGAAAAACGTTGCAAGGGATGGGAGTTCCACACGGAGACAACCACGACTTGTGGCTCAACCCTGACAATCCGAAAATAATGATTCAAGGAAATGATGGAGGCGCGAATGTTACGTTCAACGGCGGACAAACATGGAGCGAACAGGATATTGCTACTGCGCAATTTTATCATGTCGTACTTGACAATCAGTTTCCGTACAACATTTACGGCGCGCAACAGGATAACAGCACAGTGAAAGTTCCAAGTCGCACGCTTGGTTACGGCATTGATGAAACCGATTGGCATCCGGTTGCGGGAGGAGAGAGCGGCTACATCGCTCCCCACCCGACCGACCCCGACGTTACGTACGGCGGAAGTTATGGCGGCTATCTGACGAAATACAATCATCGGACAAAGCAAGAACAAAATATTTCTCCCTGGCCTGACAATCCGATGGGTGGCGGCGCAGTCGCTACGAAGTACCGTTTTCAATGGACATATCCGATTGTCGCTTCGAGGCACGACCAAAACACATTGTATGTTACCGCGAATGTTGTGTTCAAATCAACTAACGAAGGGGATAGTTGGACGGTCGTCAGTCCCGATTTGACACGGAACGATTCTTCCAAGCTCGGCTCCTCCGGCGGACCAATCACGAAAGATAACACAAGCGTTGAATATTATTGTACGATTTTTACGTTTGCCGAATCGCCGGTGAATAAAAAAGTGTTGTGGGCTGGCTCGGACGACGGATTGATTCACGTCTCACAGGATGGAGGAACAATATGGCAAAACGTCACACCGAAAGAATTGCCTGAGTGGTCAATGGTCAGCATCATTGATGCTTCGCCATTTGATGAAGGAACAGCATACGCCGCGTGCAACCGGTACAAGTTGGATGATTTCAAACCGTACATTTTTAAGACAACTGATTTTGGAAAATCGTGGAAGATAGTTGTGAAAGGAATTCCTGAGGTCGAGTTCACACATGTTGTCCGCGAAGACCCGAACAGAAAAGGATTGTTGTACGCCGGAACCGAACGCGGCATGTATGTTTCGTTCAATGACGGTGAGAACTGGCAGACACTTCAACTCAATCTTCCCGTCGTACCGGTTCATGATTTGATGATTCAGGGACGCGATAAAGATTTGGTTGTTGCAACACACGGGCGTTCATTCTGGGTGTTAGATGATTTGACTCCGCTTTATCAAATCAATGATGAAGTAGCGAATGCAAATGCGTATTTGTTCAGGCCGAGAGAGACATACCGCATCGGTGGATGGACGTTCGACCGTCCCGGACTTGCACTCGGGAAAAATCCTCCGGGCGGCGTTGTCATCAATTATTATTTGAAAGATACACTACACCCAAAAGACACGTTGCTCTTAGAATTCTATGATGAACAGGCGAAACTCATCAAATCATTTTCCACCAAGCCGGAACAAAAAGAAGGCGAAGAGCAACCGAAAGTTTCTTCAGACACAGGAATGAATCGTTTTATCTGGGACATGCGTTATCCCGATGCGTCGAAAGTCCCGGGTGCAATTTTCTGGGGCGGAACGACGGAAGGACCGCAGGCGGTTCCCGGAACGTATTCCATTCGGATGAGTATCAACGGAGATTCTGCGCACGGGAAACGAAGTTGGGTTCAATCGTTTGAAATCAGGAAAGACCCGCGTATCCTGACAACGCAGGGTCAGTTCAAAGAACAGTTTGATTTTCTTATCAGGATTCGGGACAAAGTCACGGAAGCGCACGATGCCGTGAACGCAATCCGCGACATCCGAAATCAAACGAACGATTTAGTGAAGCGATTGGAAAAGCACGCCAAGAAAGATACAATCAGTTCCCTCGCGAAAAAATTGAACGATTCGCTCAAATCGGTTGAAGAAGAAATCATTCAAACCAAAATCAAAGCGGGACAAGATGCGTTGAACTATCCGATTAAACTCAATAATAAAATCGCCGCACTCGTGGATGTCGTAGCAAGCGCTGACACGAAACCGACTCAACAATCGTACGATGTCTTCAATGAGTTGTCAGGAAGGTTAGATGGATTTATTTTAAGATACAAGAAAATTGTTGATAAAGATTTAGCCGAGTTTAATAAAACTGTTCGAGAGTTAGATGTACCTGCTGTAATTATCAAACAGAAGGAAAAATAA